A single region of the Marinobacter nanhaiticus D15-8W genome encodes:
- the nuoN gene encoding NADH-quinone oxidoreductase subunit NuoN, producing MLTKADIFALTPVILVCATAITVMLGIAWRRHHAATFLVSVLGLNLALVSVIAVWLMGTVETPLLVFDGLAIFGMAVVLVSSLACATFAHGYLEGYPGPKEEFYLLLLCAAAGGMVLVASRHLATIFFGLELLSMPLYGMLAYTFRDERSLEAGIKYLILSAAGTAFLLFGMALLYAETGALDIATIGARLASTQGVWAIAGAGLMLVGLGFKLSFVPFHLWTPDVYQGGPGPSATFLATASKAAVFIVFLRIVMEVPVFHETGPHLILTVLALITMLVGNILALLQPNLKRLLGYSSIAHFGYLLVVLVVADGLAVETAGIYLVTYLVTTLGAFGVVTVLSSPYSGEDASALHHYRGLFWRRPYLAAVLTVSLLSLAGIPFTAGFIGKFYIVALAVEAGRWWLVGGILAGSAIGLYYYLRVLVTLYLVEPGMQRRDAPHDWAIRAGGLVTLGLALLVILLGVYPTPAIDWMADIAVAGQ from the coding sequence ATGCTGACGAAAGCCGACATCTTTGCCCTGACGCCCGTGATCCTCGTCTGCGCAACCGCGATAACGGTGATGCTGGGGATTGCGTGGCGCCGCCACCATGCCGCCACGTTCCTGGTTTCTGTCCTGGGGCTGAACCTGGCTCTGGTCTCGGTGATCGCGGTGTGGCTGATGGGTACGGTCGAGACGCCGCTGCTGGTGTTCGACGGCCTGGCCATCTTTGGCATGGCGGTCGTGCTGGTTTCCTCCCTGGCCTGCGCCACTTTCGCCCATGGCTACCTGGAAGGCTATCCAGGGCCAAAGGAGGAGTTCTACCTGCTGCTGCTCTGTGCTGCTGCCGGCGGTATGGTGCTGGTGGCCAGCCGTCACCTGGCGACTATCTTCTTCGGCCTTGAACTGCTCTCCATGCCGCTTTACGGCATGTTGGCGTACACCTTTCGGGATGAACGTTCCCTTGAGGCGGGGATCAAGTACCTGATCCTGTCCGCGGCCGGAACAGCCTTCCTGCTGTTCGGTATGGCCTTGCTCTACGCCGAGACCGGCGCGCTGGATATTGCGACCATTGGCGCCCGGCTGGCGAGTACGCAAGGTGTCTGGGCTATTGCAGGTGCAGGGCTGATGCTGGTGGGGCTCGGCTTCAAGCTTTCGTTCGTACCTTTCCATCTCTGGACGCCGGACGTCTACCAGGGCGGGCCTGGACCTTCGGCTACCTTCCTGGCTACGGCAAGCAAGGCGGCCGTGTTCATTGTTTTCCTGCGTATCGTGATGGAGGTGCCGGTGTTCCACGAAACCGGACCCCACCTGATCCTGACGGTACTGGCATTGATTACGATGCTGGTGGGCAACATTTTGGCTTTGCTCCAGCCCAACCTGAAACGCCTCTTGGGGTATTCCTCCATCGCTCACTTCGGCTATCTGCTGGTTGTGCTGGTGGTGGCTGATGGGCTTGCTGTGGAGACGGCGGGCATCTACCTGGTGACCTACCTGGTCACGACGCTGGGCGCTTTCGGCGTCGTGACGGTGCTCTCCAGTCCCTATAGTGGTGAAGATGCTTCGGCCCTGCATCACTACCGCGGGCTGTTCTGGCGACGGCCGTATCTGGCGGCGGTGTTGACCGTGTCCCTGCTTTCTCTCGCGGGCATTCCATTTACCGCCGGCTTCATCGGCAAGTTCTATATCGTCGCGCTCGCCGTCGAGGCCGGGCGCTGGTGGTTGGTTGGCGGTATCCTTGCGGGCAGTGCCATCGGGCTTTACTACTACCTGCGCGTCCTGGTTACCCTGTACCTCGTAGAGCCGGGCATGCAGCGTAGAGATGCCCCTCACGATTGGGCTATTCGTGCCGGGGGGCTGGTGACCCTGGGCCTGGCGTTGCTGGTGATCCTGTTAGGTGTATACCCGACACCGGCGATCGACTGGATGGCCGATATCGCGGTGGCGGGTCAGTAA
- a CDS encoding sodium:calcium antiporter, with protein MISLSPDNWSVGVAVGVFCACALVIGVLGTRLTRVVDQLADRLGIGEALAGAVILGAATSLSGSVLSVTAAWRGHPELAISNAMGGIAVQTLFLALADLVYRRANLEHAAASVPNMLQNALLIALLSLILFAPLSPNVTIWGVHPITPILFGMYIYGIWLVRNARLEPMWRPSFTQETRQDVPDDVNQMPPLPRLGIEFAVLTSGLAIAGFLLEPTANKIASASGLSLTAVGVLFTAVSTSIPELVTSIAAVRRGALTLAIGGIIGGNAFDTLFMAASDVAYRDGSIYHAMRDSSQFWVALTLLMCGILMMGLIRRQEQGIARIGSESFAIIVLYVVGVCLMLLAGG; from the coding sequence GTGATCAGTCTGAGCCCGGACAACTGGTCTGTCGGCGTCGCCGTAGGTGTTTTCTGCGCCTGCGCACTGGTGATCGGCGTCTTGGGTACGCGGCTCACCCGGGTCGTGGACCAACTTGCGGACCGGCTCGGGATTGGCGAGGCGCTTGCGGGCGCGGTGATCCTGGGGGCCGCGACATCGCTTTCCGGTTCCGTCCTTTCGGTAACTGCGGCCTGGCGGGGGCATCCGGAACTGGCTATCAGTAATGCGATGGGCGGCATCGCTGTACAGACGCTCTTCCTGGCCCTGGCTGACTTGGTCTACCGGCGTGCAAACCTGGAGCATGCCGCGGCTTCGGTGCCCAACATGCTGCAGAATGCGCTGCTGATAGCGCTCCTTTCGCTGATCCTGTTTGCACCGCTATCGCCGAATGTCACGATCTGGGGGGTGCATCCGATAACACCGATCCTGTTTGGCATGTATATCTACGGTATCTGGTTAGTCAGGAATGCCCGCCTGGAACCCATGTGGCGTCCATCGTTCACCCAGGAGACGCGACAGGACGTGCCGGATGACGTCAACCAGATGCCGCCGTTGCCTCGGCTGGGTATCGAGTTTGCGGTACTGACAAGTGGACTTGCGATTGCCGGGTTCCTGCTCGAGCCGACAGCAAACAAGATTGCGTCGGCTTCCGGGCTCTCGCTCACTGCGGTGGGCGTTCTGTTCACGGCAGTCAGTACATCCATTCCTGAGCTGGTGACGTCGATTGCGGCCGTGCGAAGGGGCGCGCTGACTCTGGCGATTGGCGGCATTATTGGCGGCAACGCCTTCGACACGCTTTTCATGGCGGCGTCTGACGTGGCGTACAGAGATGGTTCCATTTACCACGCCATGCGCGACTCGTCGCAATTCTGGGTGGCGCTGACGTTGTTGATGTGTGGCATCCTGATGATGGGACTGATCCGCCGGCAAGAGCAGGGCATTGCCCGTATCGGCTCTGAAAGTTTTGCAATAATCGTGCTTTACGTGGTCGGG